One Zymoseptoria tritici IPO323 chromosome 3, whole genome shotgun sequence genomic region harbors:
- the CYP-50 gene encoding putative P450 monooxygenase (Putative fatty acid omega-hydroxylase. P450 belonging to the Class III (bifunctional P-450)): MVSTKTVPRPWGLPLIGNVPSIDMGYPLGSLNSLADRYVGEIYQLNLIGKEALFISTHKLFAEVCDETRFQKHLLAPLVQLRNVVGDGLFTAFPGETNWEIAHRTLMPAFGPLPIQSMFAEQHDIASQLVLKWARFGPDHDIAVTDDFTRLTLDTIPLCSMDMRFNSFYHDDLHPFVDAMVGVLAAAGDRARRPDVADYVLRAQRAKFDKDIAYLRKLSTELVARRREKGTQKKDLLNALLNNKDPKLGVGMTDDSIVDNMVTFLVAGHETTSGLLSFLFYELTSSPEAYKKAQQEVDEVVGSGAVNVGHLSKLPYLTACLRETLRLHSTAPAISVTALKDDIIGGQYAVKKGQGINCLLAKIQSDPAVWGTDASEFKPERMLDEIFNKLPAHAWKPFGNGVRGCIGRAFAWQEALLTVALLLQIFNFRKTDPSYKLEVAMTLTIKPKNFTMRATMRDPSILERLGAVSVSGEVSSAKATTQHARTSSLAAVESAGTTINILYGSNTGTCESLASSLGSTAKSRGYKAYVDTLDNGMSSISADKPTVIITASYEGQPPDNAMKFSKWLNSDESSSLAKSKYAVFGVGNREWVTTYQRQPKLIDEVMGQKGAESLVDRGIADVCDGDIFNAFDRWTDEKLWPAVDAAFSAGKSAASSDEGLSITVDTESRVKQLRQDVQAAVVQDVKLLTAPGKPAKRHIQLKLPPGTDYKAGDYLTVLPVNPEPSVRRAMARFKLTWDATITIDSSSQTTIPTGRPISAFDVFASYVELGQPATDKQISQLASTIPDEKDRQSLTNTSLKPAAKTKTPSLLELLETYPTATYTLSQFLAAVPSMRTRQYSISSSPLVDPGSASLTYSVLDAPANPASPADGKRFLGVASNYMARAQPGDHIQVALRPSHAGFHLPSDDSKPVLMACAGTGLAPFRAFVEERAVKIAAGKNLGPAILFFGCNAPDEDDMYRSEFDAWTKSGAVDVRRAYTFAPEKSEGCKFVQHRVWHDRKEMVELIQKDACMYICGAGVVGAALVDVVQRIYVEYKGCTEEEAKKWFEGLRGERYWSDIFS; encoded by the exons ATGGTGTCCACAAAGACCGTTCCCAGGCCATGGGGTCTGCCGCTCATCGGCAACGTACCGAGCATAGACATGGGCTACCCTCTTGGAAGTCTGAATAGCCTCGCAGATCGTTACG TAGGAGAAATATACCAGCTGAACCTCATCGGCAAGGAGGCGCTCTTCATTTCAACCCACAAGCTCTTTGCCGAAGTCTGCGACGAGACACGATTTCAGAAGCATCTTCTAGCACCGTTGGTGCAATTGCGGAATGTCGTCGGTGATGGACTGTTTACAGCCTTCCCTGGTGAAACGAATTGGGAGATCGCCCATCGCACACTCATGCCAGCATTCGGTCCTCTTCCGATCCAGTCCATGTTTGCAGAACAGCACGACATCGCTTCGCAATTAGTGCTCAAGTGGGCGAGATTCGGTCCCGATCATGACATTGCAGTCACTGATGACTTCACGCGGTTGACCCTGGATACCATTCCGCTCTGCTCGATGGATATGAGATTCAACTCTTTCTATCATGACGATCTACATCCATTCGTAGACGCCATGGTCGGCGTTCTCGCAGCGGCCGGCGACCGAGCAAGGAGACCCGATGTCGCCGACTACGTGCTCCGAGCGCAACGAGCAAAGTTCGACAAGGACATCGCTTACTTGCGAAAGCTGTCGACGGAACTTGTCGCACGACGTCGTGAGAAGGGAACTCAGAAGAAGGACTTGCTGAACGCCTTACTGAACAATAAAGATCCCAAGCTTGGCGTTGGAATGACCGACGACTCCATCGTGGACAACATGGTAACGTTTCTCGTGGCCGGCCATGAAACCACCTCTGGACTGCTGTCTTTCCTGTTCTACGAGCTCACTTCAAGTCCGGAGGCCTACAAGAAAGCACAGCAAGAAGTTGACGAGGTCGTGGGCTCCGGCGCAGTCAACGTCGGCCATCTTTCGAAATTGCCATATCTCACAGCTTGCCTTCGAGAGACACTTCGCCTGCATTCGACCGCACCAGCCATCTCAGTCACGGCATTGAAGGACGATATAATTGGTGGTCAGTATGCTGTCAAGAAAGGACAAGGCATCAACTGTCTGCTAGCAAAGATCCAGTCCGATCCAGCAGTCTGGGGCACTGACGCCAGCGAGTTCAAGCCGGAAAGAATGCTGGATGAGATATTCAACAAGTTGCCAGCACATGCTTGGAAACCCTTCGGTAATGGAGTTCGAGGGTGCATCGGAAGAGCATTCGCATGGCAGGAGGCTTTACTGACAGTCGCCTTATTGTTGCAAATCTTCAACTTCCGGAAGACCGATCCATCTTACAAGCTGGAAGTCGCGATGACGTTGACCATCAAGCCCAAGAACTTCACGATGCGTGCTACTATGCGGGATCCGAGTATTCTGGAGCGACTGGGCGCGGTGTCAGTTTCCGGTGAAGTTTCGTCAGCAAAAGCCACGACTCAACATGCGAGAACATCTTCGCTGGCTGCAGTCGAGAGCGCTGGCACGACGATCAATATCTTGTATGGCAGCAACACCGGGACGTGTGAGTCACTCGCATCATCGCTCGGATCCACTGCCAAGTCAAGAGGCTACAAGGCATATGTGGACACGCTCGACAACGGAATGTCTTCCATATCTGCGGACAAGCCGACAGTCATCATCACCGCAAGTTATGAAGGGCAGCCTCCGGACAATGCGATGAAGTTCTCCAAATGGCTGAACTCTGATGAAAGTTCGAGCTTGGCGAAGAGCAAATATGCCGTTTTTGGTGTGGGCAACAGGGAGTGGGTAACGACGTATCAGCGACAGCCCAAGCTCATTGACGAAGTGATGGGTCAAAAGGGAGCCGAGAGCCTTGTCGATCGTGGTATTGCCGATGTCTGTGACGGCGATATCTTCAACGCTTTCGACAGATGGACCGACGAGAAACTCTGGCCAGCAGTCGACGCCGCTTTCAGCGCAGGCAAATCAGCCGCATCCTCGGACGAAGGCCTCAGCATCACCGTCGACACCGAATCTCGCGTCAAACAACTACGACAAGATGTCCAAGCAGCAGTCGTCCAAGACGTGAAACTGCTCACAGCACCTGGCAAACCCGCGAAACGGCACATTCAACTCAAGCTCCCTCCCGGCACGGACTACAAAGCCGGCGACTACCTCACCGTGCTACCCGTCAACCCCGAACCCTCCGTTCGCCGTGCCATGGCTCGCTTCAAACTCACCTGGGACGCCACCATAACCATCGACAGCAGTTCCCAAACAACCATCCCCACTGGTCGACCAATCTCAGCCTTCGACGTCTTCGCATCCTACGTCGAACTAGGTCAACCCGCGACCGACAAGCAAATCTCCCAACTCGCTTCCACCATCCCAGACGAAAAGGATCGCCAGTCCCTTACCAACACTTCTCTCAAACCCGCCGCGAAAACCAAAACCCCTTCcctcctcgaactcctcgaaACCTACCCCACAGCGACCTATACACTCTCCCAATTCCTTGCCGCCGTTCCCAGCATGCGCACAAGGCAATacagcatctcctcctccccacttGTTGACCCCGGCTCCGCATCTCTCACTTACTCCGTGCTCGACGCTCCCGCCAACCCCGCCTCCCCAGCCGACGGCAAACGCTTCCTAGGAGTCGCCTCGAATTACATGGCACGCGCACAACCAGGCGATCACATCCAAGTCGCCCTCCGACCAAGCCACGCAGGTTTCCACCTCCCCTCAGACGACAGCAAACCCGTACTCATGGCCTGCGCCGGCACCGGACTCGCGCCCTTCCGCGCCTTCGTCGAAGAACGCGCCGTCAAAATCGCAGCCGGCAAGAACCTCGGTCCAgcaatcctcttcttcggctgcAACGCCcccgacgaagacgacatgTACCGCTCTGAATTCGACGCCTGGACGAAATCCGGGGCCGTGGATGTCCGCAGAGCGTACACTTTCGCGCCGGAGAAGAGTGAGGGGTGTAAATTCGTGCAGCATCGGGTGTGGCATGATCGCAAGGAGATGGTGGAGTTGATCCAGAAGGATGCGTGTATGTATATTTGTGGAGCGGGTGTGGTGGGTGCGGCGTTGGTGGATGTTGTGCAGAGGATTTATGTGGAGTATAAGGGGTgcacggaggaggaggcgaagaagtggTTTGAGGGGTTGAGGGGTGAGAGGTATTGGAGTGATATCTTTTCGTAG
- a CDS encoding Ca2+-modulated nonselective cation channel polycystin (related to intracellular signaling), translating into MLLPNSFYAFAAVLIRQVLAEDRTSCYTAMTYDGEPDECYLPTEWSTHTEPCTITETSTGYASNAHQVIETVTVDSYVTVTDLKNGVSTTTKTVTVSQGITATSTVTATTRIDVKKTIVVPAQAHFTPVQSSLPGFTNGTNVKRSEEGLTRRTSPNPPSYGAKSQPKSVEYHKYTNNENCVTKKETAMTNYAGSPHTEILTVTKAATSIVCPNAKETVTATSTIINYSTVSISLEAFRFNSTVLTGIHRTANIILTTTSTQESIVGTTTVNEPCLTKANYADAVSAAPISFINAPPNFYNDNFQQIETSNSFNCCNAAFNLSMYEATPEPRSSNDTPPIESSYLFIFDRRVDPDDASKVIG; encoded by the exons ATGCTGCTACCCAACAGTTTCTACGCTTTCGCTGCGGTCCTCATCCGCCAAGTCCTGGCAGAGGACAGAACATCATGCTATACAGCCATGACCTACGACGGCGAGCCTGATGAGTGCTATCTGCCAACTGAATGGTCGACTCACACGGAACCATGTACCATAACGGAGACCTCAACCGGCTATGCGTCCAACGCTCATCAAGTCATCGAGACAGTGACCGTTGACTCCTATGTTACAGTCACCGATCTGAAGAATGGTgtctccaccaccacgaaGACTGTCACCGTCAGCCAAGGCATCACAGCTACATCGACTGTTACGGCCACGACCAGGATCGATGTCAAGAAGACGATCGTGGTGCCCGCTCAGGCGCACTTCACTCCTGTCCAGTCGTCTCTTCCTGGATTCACCAATGGTACCAACGTGAAGAGATCCGAAGAGGGCCTCACGCGACGGACCTCTCCCAATCCACCTAGCTACGGTGCCAAGTCGCAACCAAAGAGCGTCGAGTATCACAAATACACCAACAACGAGAACTGTGTcacgaagaaggagactGCGATGACGAACTACGCCGGCAGTCCGCATACCGAGATCCTTACA GTAACTAAGGCCGCTACCTCCATCGTGTGTCCCAACGCAAAAGAGACGGTGACTGCCACAAGCACCATCATCAACTACAGCACTGTAAGTATCTCTCTGGAAGCATTCCGTTTCAACTCCACAGTCCTAACCGGCATACACCGTACTGCGAACATCATCCTCacaaccacctccacccaaGAGAGCATCGTCGGAACGACCACCGTCAACGAACCCTGTCTAACAAAAGCCAACTACGCCGACGCCGTCTCCGCCGCACCTATTTCCTTCATTAATGCCCCTCCCAACTTTTACAACGACAACTTCCAACAGATCGAAACATCCAACTCCTTCAACTGCTGCAACGCCGCGTTCAATCTCTCCATGTATGAGGCCACTCCGGAACCCCGGAGCAGCAACGATACCCCACCAATCGAGTCCTCCTacctcttcatcttcgatcGACGCGTGGATCCTGATGATGCGAGCAAGGTCATTGGGTAG
- the SIT4 gene encoding SAP family cell cycle dependent phosphatase-associated protein (SIT4 phosphatase related to TOR pathway), which translates to MSVNWVLLSPATSPPYTPLPNEQTLLVAPPRIGLSITTPSHYPGKQQQPFSITHTLGTLYLTNQRIVYLPDKATDKFKSFAAPLINLHDSHVTAPFFGPNVWTAALQPVNGGGIPTPAGGVVELKLTFKDGGAYDFSTKYEQVRDRLQQALEVARLNGEQTGNSRGGALNGVDISNVNLEELPAYSEESDGPLLPPTHAAVANSQRVVSPVLQQQGDSGDAVQDFNRWVKVPSSGPCVGHMMKRLCTIGRGFGNPLGKETPTLSRTDSTTTHLESTHLSLKAVHDTTRPDTRDLTILTRSHAAFAPHGCAGHTRSTHQYNDFHTMFWRFGGYANISTLDTILDKQDVTVEELLDESDLIQELKQQNSKLIEFLRDDAVLKKLLTYVTADKTDEEPEEKGKEAEKEKSAEDDEKTTTGLSFFGKGKGRARSKSSSKKDGDGETEQEKRETQRKKYALVSCEVLSSEVWSLTEAVLEQQDALREFWQYIRRPAPLDPLQAGYFTKVNETLLDKKTEDMLAFFKGLDGIVPAMLQHVDCPMVMDLLLKIISLEKHEGGQGIVDWLQGQDLIPLLLSYLSPEQSSATQTSAGDFLKAIITISANATTQDQSVIGPNELTRQLVSEECINTLIQDMLLGGNPLTVGVGIIIEVIRKNNSDYDLDNQIGPEPKTSDPIYLGTLLRQFATHVPDFMRLIRAPSAKKPDLKAAFGRKIEPLGFDRFKTCELMAELLHCSNMGLLNERGTDEEVRKRDAERERLKAQGKLTTPRLPDAHDNSFDEFGSSVDSHGFHHAERPSQEEMNEREEDRRLEVQNASDEDGFEQVNAPSEDQTEDEPAFDDLNDTIDRTTHGGLPLLEKVEKRTPSDIQVNSPTDIASIPAPLSPKKQTSPTKLMHFDPPPTHAADSPTTAGVTDQIKSLDVDEDTVMSEFGQAPAEEGKHTSLLTSRLAAEWLSDIADEDGPSELERALARPEDKPAPLFVRKDSPTKEEVDADSSQDIDQSVATLHGHEPAPTNGDRAPYDTELDGSPVVGDLLKIQFVEHQVVPTILDFFFRFPWNNFLHNVVYDVVQQVFNGTLDRGYNRSLAFDLFTPTPLKDGETIETIGLASGHDITDRILDGQKASDVSQKERNMRLGYMGHLTLIAEEVCKFGNKHPPEALDEAITERVTRAEWVTYVEGVLADTRDKDNAVLGGVRPETAIGIRSMGSGGGVSAGFSNNTANTLANAGLGGNGGGMTPQDTLAMSEGTVGQSFEINAGTMLSGFGDDDDDEMEDEAITRERDRRAAFEDDEQNSLNLSPEAHTSSAPAPLNIPPSRARRTLAARLAQKSNQNASGNPDEVEDELALDPDAADAAALEAAKEMPDSPPSIDLDAASTAVAGSGAAAAAAGDASGVGAGQQLRASRFSGLFSSSDSDDSSGDSSSSPPAAGSRRSGVPDDEDAAGRDVTLEREGGDYEDDEEEGEWSDTGFGTSSGEPVAKRMGGKARRPSRGVELKVVAGSGLHEEA; encoded by the exons ATGTCTGTCAA TTGGGTACTTCTATCGCCGGCCACAAGCCCTCCATACACACCTCTTCCCAACGAACAGACACTCCTAGTCGCGCCGCCGCGGATAGGACTGTCAATCACGACACCTTCACATTACCCTGGCAAGCAACAGCAACCTTTCTCCATCACCCACACTCTCGGCACGCTCTACCTTACCAACCAACGAATCGTCTACCTGCCCGACAAGGCCACCGACAAATTCAAGAGCTTCGCGGCACCTCTCATCAACCTCCACGACTCGCACGTCACAGCACCTTTCTTCGGGCCAAACGTCTGGACAGCAGCACTACAACCTGTAAATGGAGGAGGCATACCCACACCAGCCGGCGGTGTGGTGGAGCTGAAGCTCACATTCAAAGACGGAGGCGCATACGACTTTTCTACGAAGTATGAGCAGGTTCGGGATAGGCTGCAGCAGGCGTTGGAAGTGGCGAGGTTGAATGGGGAGCAGACTGGCAACTCAAGAGGTGGGGCACTGAATGGGGTGGATATCTCAAATGTCAACCTGGAGGAGTTGCCTGCATATTCAGAAGAGAGCGATGGCCCGTTGCTGCCACCTACACATGCTGCGGTTGCGAATTCTCAACGAGTCGTCAGTCCGGTGTTGCAGCAGCAGGGAGATAGCGGTGATGCTGTTCAGGAT TTTAATCGCTGGGTCAAGGTTCCATCTTCAGGGCCATGTGTCGGCCACATGATGAAACGGCTATGCACGATAGGACGCGGTTTCGGCA ATCCACTCGGCAAAGAAACGCCGACACTCTCCCGGACGGACTCGACCACCACTCACCTCGAATCTACCCACCTGTCCCTCAAAGCTGTACACGACACGACACGACCCGACACACGAGACCTCACGATCCTGACGAGATCCCACGCCGCTTTTGCGCCTCATGGCTGTGCTGGTCAT ACACGATCCACACACCAATACAACGATTTCCACACCATGTTCTGGCGATTTGGCGGCTACGccaacatctccaccctcgaTACGATCCTCGACAAGCAGGATGTCACCGTGGAGGAATTACTCGACGAGAGCGATTTGATCCAGGAGCTGAAGCAGCAGAACAGCAAGCTCATAGAATTCCTGCGCGATGATGCGGTGCTGAAGAAATTGCTCACTTATGTGACGGCCGATAAGACGGACGAGGAACCAGAAGAGAAAGGCAaagaagcggagaaggagaaatcggccgaggatgatgagaagACGACGACTGGTCTGTCGTTCTTTGGAAAGGGCAAAGGCCGGGCAAGATCCAAGTCGAGTTCGAAAAAGGACGGTGACGGTGAAACAGAGCAGGAGAAAAGGGAAACGCAACGCAAGAAGTACGCCCTTGTGTCGTGCGAAGTGCTGTCGTCCGAGGTCTGGTCGCTCACAGAGGCCGTGCTGGAGCAGCAAGATGCTCTGCGCGAATTCTGGCAGTACATTCGGAGACCTGCTCCACTCGATCCACTACAGGCCGGCTATTTCACCAAAGTCAACGAGACGCTCTTGGACAAGAAGACCGAGGATATGCTGGCTTTCTTCAAAGGTCTGGACGGGATCGTGCCGGCGATGTTGCAGCATGTCGATTGTCCGATGGTGATGGATCTGCTCTTGAAGATCATCTCACTGGAGAAGCACGAAGGCGGACAGGGAATTGTGGATTGGCTGCAAGGACAAGACCTTATACCGCTTTTGTTGAGCTACCTCTCCCCAGAACAAAGCTCCGCCACGCAAACATCAGCCGGGGACTTCTTGAAGGCAATCATCACAATCTCCGCGAACGCGACCACCCAGGACCAGTCCGTGATTGGACCAAATGAACTCACACGCCAACTTGTGTCGGAAGAGTGCATCAACACGTTGATACAAGACATGCTCCTCGGCGGAAACCCACTCACTGTCGGCGTCGGAATCATCATCGAGGTCATCCGCAAGAACAACTCCGactacgacctcgacaatcAGATCGGCCCTGAGCCGAAGACTTCCGATCCCATCTATCTTGGGACACTCCTCCGACAATTCGCCACTCATGTTCCGGACTTCATGAGACTGATTCGCGCACCGTCAGCGAAGAAGCCAGACCTCAAAGCTGCGTTTGGCAGGAAAATAGAGCCACTCGGATTTGATCGATTCAAGACGTGCGAACTGATGGCCGAATTGCTACACTGCAGTAACATGGGTCTGCTGAACGAGCGAGGTACGGACGAGGAAGTGAGAAAACGAGACGCGGAGAGAGAACGCCTAAAGGCGCAGGGTAAGTTGACTACGCCGAGACTACCAGACGCACACGACAACAGCTTCGATGAGTTTGGTAGCTCGGTTGATTCTCATGGCTTCCACCACGCCGAGCGACCGAGTCAGGAGGAAATGAACGAGAGGGAAGAAGATCGAAGACTGGAAGTACAGAATGCATCCGACGAAGATGGCTTCGAACAGGTCAATGCGCCCTCGGAGGATCAAACGGAGGACGAACCCGCCTTCGACGACCTCAACGACACTATCGACCGCACGACACATGGCGGACTACCTCTGTTGGAGAAAGTTGAGAAGAGAACTCCTTCCGACATCCAAGTCAACTCACCGACCGACATTGCCTCCATTCCCGCACCACTATCACCGAAGAAGCAAACATCACCCACGAAACTTATGCATTTCGATCCGCCACCTACGCATGCGGCTGATTCACCCACAACTGCTGGCGTGACCGACCAGATCAAATCGCTCGACGTCGACGAGGATACCGTCATGAGCGAATTCGGTCAGGCGCCCGCGGAAGAGGGTAAGCACACCTCCCTACTGACATCACGACTTGCAGCAGAGTGGCTAAGCGACATTGCAGACGAAGATGGTCCATCAGAACTCGAGCGCGCTCTTGCCCGACCCGAGGACAAGCCCGCACCGCTTTTCGTCAGGAAGGACTCTcctacgaaggaggaggtcgatGCGGACAGCTCACAAGACATCGATCAGAGCGTTGCGACGCTACACGGTCACGAACCTGCGCCTACTAATGGAGATCGTGCTCCATACGATACCGAGCTGGATGGTAGCCCGGTCGTGGGTGACCTTCTCAAGATTCAATTCGTGGAGCACCAGGTCGTGCCAACTATTCTT gacttcttcttccgcttccCTTGGAATAACTTCCTTCATAATGTGGTATACGACGTAGTCCAGCAAGTCTTCAACGGCACTCTGGACCGTGGCTACAATCGATCTTTAGCCTTCGACCTCTTCACGCCCACTCCTCTCAAAGATGGCGAGACCATCGAAACCATTGGCCTGGCTTCGGGCCACGATATTACCGACCGCATCCTTGACGGCCAGAAAGCCTCGGACGTTTCGCAAAAGGAGCGGAACATGCGCTTAGGCTATATGGGACATCTGACACTAATAGCAGAAGAAGTGTGTAAATTCGGTAACAAGCACCCTCCAGAAGCTCTGGATGAGGCCATCACGGAACGTGTCACTCGTGCTGAATGGGTGACCTACGTGGAAGGAGTTCTTGCCGATACTCGCGACAAGGACAATGCCGTCCTCGGCGGTGTTCGCCCCGAAACCGCCATCGGAATCCGATCCATGGGATCAGGAGGTGGTGTCTCCGCCGGCTTTAGCAACAACACAGCCAACACGCTCGCAAACGCCGGTCTAGGTGGAAACGGTGGCGGTATGACACCGCAAGATACTCTGGCGATGTCGGAGGGCACTGTCGGCCAGTCATTCGAGATCAATGCAGGAACGATGCTGAGTGGGTTTGgggatgacgacgacgacgagatggAAGACGAGGCCATCACAAGAGAAAGGGACAGGAGAGCGGCATTCGAGGACGACGAACAG AACTCTCTCAACCTCTCCCCCGAAGCCCACACCTCTTCCGCTCCCGCACCTTTGAACATCCCTCCTTCCCGCGCCCGCCGCACCCTCGCCGCCCGCCTCGCGCAAAAGTCCAACCAAAACGCATCCGGTAACCCGGATGAGGTCGAAGACGAATTAGCCCTGGATCCCGACGCGGCGGACGCGGCGGCATTGGAGGCTGCAAAGGAGATGCCGGATAGTCCGCCGAGCATTGATCTGGACGCTGCGAGCACTGCGGTGGCGGGTAGTGGTGCTGCGGCGGCAGCGGCGGGCGATGCGAGTGGTGTAGGAGCCGGACAACAGCTCAGAGCAAGTCGCTTTTCGGGATTATTCAGCAGTTCCGACTCGGATGATAGTTCGGGCGATagctcatcttctccgcccgCAGCTGGATCTCGACGGAGTGGTGTGCCTgatgacgaagacgccgCGGGTCGGGATGTCACGTTGGAGAGGGAAGGCGGTGATTacgaagatgatgaggaagaaggggagTGGAGTGATACGGGGTTTGGGACGAGTTCGGGAGAGCCGGTGGCGAAACGGATGGGAGGGAAGGCGAGAAGACCGA GCAGAGGAGTGGAGTTGAAGGTGGTGGCCGGGAGTGGGCTGCACGAGGAGGCATGA
- a CDS encoding arginine--tRNA ligase — MAVSNGNASAVADISHITSQLQNVGLSELPKIEGVPLFPQHNPVDVYRAVVIEQLHKITGAEHSIIGTAVQWPSDLKHGDLVLPVPALRLKGKKPDELAQEIAEKFESPLLEKPTADKTFVRFFFKPDPLAKMVIPAIHKQKLDFGFNNSLGLEDSLNPTSRRKKVIVEYSSPNIAKEFHTGHLRSTIIGGFIIKLYSRAGWDTVSMNYLGDWGKQYGILSEGFEKYGNEEEFKKDPVKHLNYVYVKINQDNSEEQKPAKKELQEVTAELEKVQQQLVDKPSIDERARQFFKRMVDGDPTALHNWQRFRDSSIDAYIKMYARLNIEFDEYSGESTVKVEDMDKAATVLAEKGISEDSKGAVIVDLAKHGAPTLGKTLVKKRDGTSLYLTRDIAANFERFEKYNFDQMIYVIASQQDVHVKQFFKILSLMGPPYSDIVAKCQHISFGMVKDPKGQTMSTRKGTVVSLADSLDAAKDFMHDVMRKNQEKYEQVADPEGTADTLAISAIMVQDYSGKMVNGYNFDMEKMTSFEGDTGPYLQYSHARLCSIKRRANVSDEEMLNADLSLIVGREGLSLIRSLAQWPDVFLNTYKTNEPITVLTYLFKMSHLLSSCYDAVDRNNKNAKLFSVMYAETPEKKAALMAMYEAARIVLNNGMRLLGLSPVERM; from the exons ATGGCCGTCTCGAACGGGAATGCGTCTGCCGTCGCAGACATCAGCCACATCACATCACAATTACAAAATGTTGGCCTGTCCGAACTTCCAAAAATTGAGGGAGTTCCGCTTTTCCCACAGCACAACCCGGTCGACGTCTACCGTGCGGTCGTAATTGAACAACTTCACAAAATCACTGGAGCCGAACACTCAATCATCGGCACCGCTGTGCAATGGCCATCGGACTTGAAGCATGGAGACCTCGTACTTCCTGTGCCTGCGCTGAGGCTAAAAGGCAAGAAGCCGGACGAGCTGGCTCAAGAGATCGCAGAGAAGTTTGAGTCGCCACTTCTGGAGAAACCGACGGCCGACAAAACGTTTGTGCGATTCTTCTTCAAGCCTGACCCACTTGCGAAGATGGTCATCCCAGCAATTCACAAGCAGAAGCTCGACTTTGGCTTCAACAATTCGCTCGGACTGGAAGATTCTCTAAACCCTACGAGCCGCCGGAAGAAGGTCATTGTTGAGTACTCGAGTCCCAACATTGCAAAGGAGTTCCACACTGGTCATCTGCGAAGTACGATTATCGGCGGCTTCATCATCAAGCTGTATTCGCGAGCTGGCTGGGACACCGTCTCCATGAACTATCTCGGAGATTGGGGAAAGCAATACGGCATCCTGTCGGAGGGCTTCGAAAAGTACGGCAATGAGGAGGAGTTCAAGAAGGATCCCGTGAAGCATCTCAACTACGTTTACGTCAAGATCAACCAGGACAACTCCGAGGAGCAAAAGCCAGCAAAG aaaGAATTGCAAGAAGTCACCGCGGAACTCGAAAAGGTTCAACAGCAACTCGTAGACAAGCCAAGCATTGATGAGCGTGCTCGACAGTTCTTCAAGCGCATGGTCGATGGTGACCCCACAGCTCTACACAACTGGCAGCGCTTCCGAGATTCGTCGATCGATGCGTATATCAAAATGTATGCTCGATTGAACATTGAGTTCGATGAATACAGCGGCGAGTCGACTGTCAAGGTGGAGGATATGGACAAAGCTGCGACTGTGCTTGCGGAGAAGGGTATCAGCGAAGACAGCAAAGGCGCAGTGATTGTCGACCTCGCAAAGCACGGCGCACCTACTCTGGGCAAGACATTGGTGAAGAAGCGGGACGGCACCTCGCTCTATCTCACTCGTGACATCGCCGCTAACTTTGAACGCTTCGAGAAGTACAACTTCGACCAGATGATCTACGTCATCGCTTCACAACAAGACGTGCACGTCAAGCAGTTCTTCAAAATCTTGTCACTGATGGGACCACCTTACAGCGACATCGTCGCCAAGTGTCAACACATCAGCTTCGGCATGGTCAAGGACCCCAAAGGTCAGACCATGAGCACGAGGAAAGGAACGGTCGTCTCGCTCGCCGATAGTCTGGACGCCGCCAAAGATTTCATGCACGAcgtgatgaggaagaacCAGGAGAAATATGAGCAGGTCGCGGATCCAGAGGGCACGGCGGACACTCTCGCAATATCCGCCATCATGGTTCAGGACTATTCCGGAAAGATGGTCAATGGATACAACTTCGACATGGAGAAGATGACCAGCTTCGAGGGAGACACAGGTCCATACTTGCAATACTCGCATGCCCGTCTCTGCTCGATCAAGCGAAGGGCCAACGTCTCGGACGAGGAGATGCTAAATGCAGACCTTAGCCTCATCGTCGGCAGGGAAGGACTCTCACTCATCCGCTCTCTGGCACAATGGCCCGACGTCTTCCTCAACACGTACAAGACCAACGAGCCCATCACGGTCCTCACCTATCTCTTCAAGATGTCTCACCTGCTGAGTTCCTGCTACGATGCAGTTGACCGGAACAACAAGAATGCGAAGCTGTTCAGTGTCATGTACGCTGAGACTcccgagaagaaggcggcgttgATGGCTATGTATGAAGCTGCCAGGATTGTGCTCAACAATGGCATGCGGCTCCTGGGTTTGAGTCCGGTCGAGCGAATGTAA